One stretch of Pyrenophora tritici-repentis strain M4 chromosome 4, whole genome shotgun sequence DNA includes these proteins:
- a CDS encoding Tcp11 domain containing protein, whose protein sequence is MALAIHLAQLTKLLADESNLAHKLWQTGSSKALSRGASSLDALAGAAGAYAVEDVRLEALEEDFHNGVREFPRFGLGEQPRDCGGELGASRRWHVA, encoded by the coding sequence ATGGCACTTGCGATCCACCTCGCCCAGCTTACCAAGCTGCTCGCAGATGAAAGCAACCTGGCTCACAAACTCTGGCAGACCGGTAGTAGCAAGGCCCTCAGTCGCGGTGCTAGCAGCCTTGACGCGCTCGCCGGAGCTGCTGGCGCTTACGCGGTTGAAGATGTGCGTCTTGAGGCGCTGGAAGAGGACTTTCATAACGGGGTCAGAGAGTTTCCCCGCTTCGGCTTGGGTGAGCAACCTCGTGATTGTGGAGGAGAGCTGGGAGCGAGTCGAAGGTGGCATGTTGCGTGA
- a CDS encoding CDC14, protein-tyrosine phosphatase, translating into MALIDRVPGDLNLYIGGIFTLRRREALEQAKITHVLSVLRTPSDQSLFSPFKHMVVEVDDVDDENLLEHFPATNAFIREGLKGGGGVLVHCHSYQYANQKSFSSAMGKSRSATVVIAYLMHEHNISPSEALSHLRQARSICEPNDGFMKQLELYGEMQTPEDVESTPAYQRWVYQREIELSRACGQAPEADKIRFEDEHVTDEASGFELRCRKCRRALATSKYLLSHGPRSTVSNEKAKGPSAAAASQNCAHYFLDPLSWMRPELEQGKLEGRLECPNQKCRNNVGKYAWQGMQCSCGEWVVPGISLAKGRIDEARKANFGIRRPPGAVSGPPPLGAPHAKQNL; encoded by the exons ATGGCTCTCATCGACAGAGTCCCAGGCGACCTGAACCTGTACATTGGCGG CATCTTCACTTTGCGACGGCGCGAGGCCCTCGAGCAAGCCAAGATCACGCACGTCTTGTCGGTATTACGCACCCCGTCAGATCAGAGTCTATTCAGCCCCTTCAAGCACATGGTCGTCGAGGTCGACGACGTCGATGACGAGAATCTATTGGAGCATTTCCCTGCCACGAACGCCTTTATACGCGAGGGGCTCAAGGGAGGTGGCGGAGTCTTGGTGCATTG CCACTCGTATCAATATGCCAACCAAAAATCCTTCTCTAGTGCTATGGGCAAGTCGCGATCGGCCACCGTCGTCATCGCTTATTTGATGCATGAGCACAACATCAGCCCTTCGGAAGCTTTGTCGCACCTCCGGCAAGCGCGATCCATCTGCGAACCCAACGACGGCTTCATGAAGCAGCTTGAACTATACGGTGAGATGCAAACACCCGAAGACGTTGAAAGCACCCCGGCCTATCAACGATGGGTCTACCAGCGCGAGATTGAGCTCAGCCGCGCCTGTGGTCAAGCTCCAGAGGCGGACAAGATCCGTTTCGAAGACGAGCATGTAACTGACGAAGCCTCGGGGTTCGAGTTGCGATGCCGTAAATGCAG ACGAGCATTGGCAACGTCAAAATACCTGCTATCGCATGGACCACGTTCAACCGTCAGCAATGAAAAAGCAAAAGGGCCTTCAGCTGCCGCGGCATCGCAAAACTGTGCCCACTACTTCCTCGACCCCCTGTCTTGGATGCGCCCCGAGCTCGAGCAAGGCAAGTTGGAAGGTCGTCTTGAATGTCCAAATCAAAAGTGCAGAAACAACGTCGGCAAGTACGCCTGGCAAGGCATGCAATGCAGTTGCGGCGAGTGGGTTGTCCCCGGCATCAGTCTCGCAAAGGGACGCATCGATGAAGCTAGAAAGGCAAACTTTGGCATCCGTCGTCCGCCAGGGGCTGTGTCCGGTCCGCCCCCGCTAGGAGCACCTCATGCCAAGCAAAACCTTTGA